A window of the Bacillus sp. A301a_S52 genome harbors these coding sequences:
- a CDS encoding alanine:cation symporter family protein — protein MDQWFATDTWLGDLISIGNNLLWTYILIGFLLLLGLYLTVKTNFVQFRMLPDMFKELIKGTDRTAFKERKGTSPFQAFAISTAARVGTGNLAGVALAISVGGPGAIFWMWVVALVGAATGFIESTLAQIYKVKDKDGFRGGPAYYMEKGLGSRGMGLVFAVLIVLCFGLIFNGVQTHTISDAFVGAYNIPAGLVGVVIAVMMAFIIFGGVRRIAVVAEVIVPVFALTYIVVALIIMVMNFTEIPAVFALIFNNAFGIEEVVGGGLGAVIMNGVQRGLFSNEAGMGSAPNAAATVYVKHPVKQGLIQSLSVLIDTLIICSATAFIVLLTDVYTVGEMEGIQLTQQALAHHMGDWATIFVTVAIFFFAFSSLLGNYYYGEANIGFISEKPIYLTLFRLAFLAMVVIGATSDLAIIWEMADLFMGLMAVVNLVAVLLLGKIAISALKDFQQQRKAGIDPVFYRNSIKGLKNVESWETKEEEK, from the coding sequence TTGGATCAATGGTTTGCGACAGATACATGGTTAGGAGATTTAATAAGTATAGGTAATAATTTACTCTGGACTTATATATTAATTGGATTTCTCCTTTTATTAGGTCTTTATTTAACTGTAAAAACAAATTTCGTACAGTTTCGTATGCTGCCTGATATGTTTAAAGAGTTAATAAAAGGAACAGATCGAACGGCGTTTAAGGAAAGAAAGGGAACATCCCCCTTTCAAGCGTTTGCTATAAGTACTGCGGCACGAGTCGGTACTGGTAACTTAGCTGGGGTAGCCCTTGCAATTTCAGTTGGTGGTCCAGGCGCTATATTTTGGATGTGGGTAGTGGCCTTAGTAGGGGCAGCTACAGGCTTTATTGAAAGTACACTAGCGCAAATTTATAAAGTGAAAGATAAAGACGGTTTTAGAGGTGGACCAGCCTATTATATGGAAAAGGGGTTAGGTTCACGTGGTATGGGATTAGTATTTGCTGTCCTCATTGTCCTTTGTTTTGGATTAATTTTCAATGGTGTACAAACACATACGATTTCAGATGCCTTTGTTGGAGCGTACAATATTCCTGCCGGCCTTGTGGGTGTTGTTATTGCTGTGATGATGGCCTTCATTATCTTCGGTGGTGTCAGACGGATTGCCGTAGTAGCAGAAGTGATTGTTCCTGTATTTGCTCTTACATATATTGTTGTAGCACTTATCATTATGGTTATGAACTTCACAGAAATTCCTGCAGTCTTTGCGCTTATTTTTAACAATGCATTTGGCATTGAAGAAGTAGTTGGTGGTGGACTTGGTGCTGTTATTATGAATGGGGTGCAGCGTGGTTTATTTTCCAATGAAGCAGGGATGGGGAGTGCGCCGAATGCAGCGGCCACTGTGTATGTAAAGCACCCTGTGAAACAAGGTCTCATTCAATCGTTAAGTGTCTTAATAGATACGCTAATTATTTGTAGTGCCACTGCTTTTATTGTTTTACTGACAGATGTTTATACAGTGGGTGAAATGGAAGGTATTCAATTGACTCAGCAAGCATTGGCTCATCATATGGGTGATTGGGCGACTATTTTTGTAACAGTGGCTATCTTTTTCTTTGCGTTTAGTTCTTTGTTAGGGAATTATTATTATGGTGAAGCAAACATTGGCTTTATTTCAGAAAAACCCATCTACCTCACGTTATTTCGTTTAGCCTTTCTTGCTATGGTTGTCATAGGGGCAACAAGCGATCTAGCTATCATTTGGGAAATGGCAGACTTATTTATGGGTCTCATGGCTGTTGTGAATTTAGTTGCCGTCTTACTATTAGGAAAAATAGCGATAAGTGCGTTAAAGGATTTTCAACAACAACGTAAAGCCGGAATTGATCCTGTATTTTATCGTAATAGCATTAAAGGGCTTAAGAATGTGGAGAGCTGGGAAACGAAAGAAGAGGAAAAATAA
- a CDS encoding PAS domain-containing protein: MAFFDYNETISVLEAIGENVFIVDAELDIVWINQYATQLITKLNRYLPVDSKEDMIGKNIAMFHAEEEADPKKVLSEGPFPYKKQINLFNQYTANIVINPLYKNDKINGYVLTWKDVTSYEKKLMDIKDAMNESTILTIVNKKGKIAYVNEKFTELSKYSKDELIGQDYWVLNADYSENFYNELIKCITDGEIWKGEVKQLDKEGAEFWVHSTVVPFREEEQPYLYVAIQQDITARKRAEELLNKSEKLSVLGELAAGVAHEIRNPLTTIKGFTQLLSTKDMYKQIMLDEIERINMIVNEFMMLAKPHAVSYVPVNINEIIRYAIHFLEAEAHLRGINFQFLHGDEPVYIKGDDNQLKQVFLNIFKNAIEAMPDGGNIFINIRNEEDKVRISIRDEGVGLTAEELKKLGEPFYSLKKQGTGLGLMMTFKIIENHEGHYDVSSSKNKGTTFYLTFPIYFMRA; this comes from the coding sequence ATGGCTTTTTTTGATTATAATGAAACGATAAGTGTGTTAGAGGCCATTGGTGAAAACGTATTTATCGTAGATGCAGAGTTAGATATCGTGTGGATTAACCAATACGCGACACAACTGATTACTAAATTGAACAGATATCTTCCAGTAGATTCAAAGGAAGACATGATTGGAAAAAACATTGCAATGTTTCATGCTGAAGAAGAGGCAGATCCTAAAAAAGTGTTAAGTGAAGGCCCATTTCCTTATAAAAAACAAATTAATTTATTCAATCAATATACAGCTAATATTGTTATTAATCCATTGTATAAAAACGATAAGATAAATGGTTACGTGTTAACGTGGAAAGATGTTACTTCATATGAAAAAAAGTTAATGGATATTAAAGATGCTATGAATGAATCGACCATTTTAACTATCGTTAATAAAAAGGGCAAAATTGCTTATGTTAATGAGAAATTTACCGAGCTGTCAAAGTATAGTAAAGACGAATTAATAGGACAAGATTACTGGGTGCTCAATGCAGATTATTCGGAGAATTTTTACAACGAACTTATCAAATGTATTACTGATGGGGAAATTTGGAAAGGTGAAGTGAAGCAGTTGGATAAAGAAGGAGCAGAATTTTGGGTTCACTCCACTGTTGTTCCTTTTAGGGAAGAAGAACAGCCATATCTCTATGTGGCTATTCAGCAGGATATTACAGCGAGAAAGCGAGCAGAAGAGTTACTAAACAAATCTGAAAAGCTCTCTGTGTTGGGGGAATTAGCTGCGGGGGTCGCACACGAAATTCGTAATCCTCTTACGACCATTAAGGGATTCACACAACTCCTTTCAACGAAAGATATGTATAAACAAATCATGTTAGATGAGATAGAACGCATTAATATGATTGTAAATGAATTTATGATGCTTGCAAAACCACATGCTGTAAGCTATGTTCCTGTAAATATTAATGAAATCATTCGTTATGCTATTCACTTTTTAGAAGCAGAAGCTCATTTAAGAGGAATCAATTTTCAGTTCCTACATGGAGATGAACCTGTTTATATTAAAGGTGATGACAATCAGCTAAAACAAGTATTTTTGAACATTTTTAAAAATGCTATTGAGGCTATGCCTGACGGTGGAAATATCTTTATCAACATTCGTAATGAAGAAGATAAAGTTAGAATTTCTATTAGGGATGAAGGAGTCGGACTAACGGCAGAAGAGCTAAAAAAGCTAGGAGAACCTTTTTATTCACTAAAAAAGCAAGGAACAGGACTCGGCTTAATGATGACGTTTAAAATTATAGAAAATCATGAAGGACATTATGATGTATCTAGTAGTAAAAATAAAGGAACAACGTTTTATTTAACCTTTCCAATTTATTTCATGAGGGCGTAA
- a CDS encoding aminotransferase class I/II-fold pyridoxal phosphate-dependent enzyme produces MRFQTKNVHFPEKMETHEVSKTKPIYQTTAFSFQDLDDMESFYEGNKSYLYTRMGNPNTDDLAKGVADLEGAEMGVTSSSGLSAILAGVLAVAKSGDHIVATEDLYGGTYQLFSHELKEFGIEVSFVDCSNREAIEEEIKGNTVLLYTESITNPLLRVEDLEGIVKIAAVHNIKTMVDNTFATPYLIRPHEVGADMVVHSATKYIGGHSDVSAGVLTGSKELMARAKSKISTLGSNLGPFDGWLGTRGLKTLSLRMERQCANAQKLADALKGLSAVKKVFYPQAAAPNGNGAIVTIELTDDQDIFIFSKKLQWIKIVPTLAGVETSISYPVGTSHRPLPKEMREKLGVTDKMIRISVGIEDAEDIIDVFKNALA; encoded by the coding sequence GTGCGATTTCAAACGAAAAATGTTCACTTTCCTGAAAAAATGGAAACACATGAAGTAAGTAAAACGAAGCCAATCTATCAAACGACAGCATTTTCTTTTCAAGATTTAGATGATATGGAGAGCTTCTATGAAGGTAATAAGTCTTATTTATATACAAGAATGGGAAACCCAAATACAGATGATTTAGCAAAAGGAGTAGCTGATCTTGAAGGGGCAGAAATGGGTGTGACGTCATCATCAGGCTTATCAGCTATTTTGGCGGGTGTTTTAGCAGTTGCTAAATCAGGTGACCACATTGTGGCAACAGAAGACTTATATGGAGGGACATATCAGCTCTTCTCTCATGAATTAAAGGAATTCGGTATAGAAGTAAGCTTTGTAGATTGTTCTAATCGTGAAGCTATTGAAGAAGAGATAAAAGGAAACACGGTTCTCCTATATACAGAATCGATTACGAACCCCCTTTTACGTGTAGAAGATTTAGAAGGTATTGTTAAGATAGCAGCTGTTCATAATATTAAAACGATGGTAGATAATACGTTTGCAACACCGTACTTGATTCGTCCACACGAAGTTGGGGCGGATATGGTCGTACACAGTGCCACTAAGTATATCGGAGGGCATAGTGATGTATCGGCAGGAGTACTCACTGGATCTAAGGAATTGATGGCCAGAGCGAAAAGTAAGATATCAACGTTGGGAAGTAATTTAGGACCTTTTGACGGGTGGTTAGGAACACGAGGATTAAAGACATTAAGTCTGAGAATGGAGCGTCAATGTGCCAATGCTCAAAAGTTAGCTGATGCTTTAAAGGGTCTTTCAGCTGTTAAGAAGGTATTCTATCCACAAGCGGCGGCTCCAAACGGCAACGGAGCTATCGTCACGATTGAGTTAACAGATGATCAGGACATTTTTATATTCTCTAAAAAATTACAATGGATAAAAATTGTGCCAACGCTAGCTGGTGTGGAGACGTCTATTTCTTATCCTGTAGGAACCTCACATCGCCCTCTCCCTAAAGAGATGAGAGAGAAGCTTGGTGTGACAGATAAAATGATTCGAATTTCCGTTGGAATAGAGGATGCAGAAGACATTATCGATGTCTTTAAAAATGCTTTAGCTTAA
- the thiL gene encoding thiamine-phosphate kinase encodes MADEFEWIKSIAPVKHFNDNVQVGIGDDAAIVANDSNYETIVTVDTMVEDIHFKRTTMLLQAIGHKALTANLSDIAAMGGVPRYYLVSIAVPKHGWSQQEITEIYDGLHALAEKWHVDLIGGDTVSTSEKLVLTVTVIGTIESGRRLLRANAKEGDVVFMTGPVGMAAYGLTELLDKGLKANEITSISPFITAHQYPEPQIKAGRLLAESKMRIALNDISDGLAHEAKEIAEASGVNVTIDWDKLPLRKQMIKHSLEKQMDWVLYGGEDFQLIGTVSQENSRKLANMFKTNGLFFHLIGNVEKGEGRVYIHHNGKKEPTQKAGYHHF; translated from the coding sequence ATGGCAGATGAGTTCGAGTGGATCAAATCGATAGCACCGGTTAAGCACTTTAATGACAATGTACAAGTAGGCATTGGTGATGATGCAGCAATCGTTGCTAATGATAGTAACTATGAAACAATTGTTACCGTTGATACGATGGTCGAAGACATTCATTTTAAAAGGACGACGATGCTGTTACAGGCAATCGGTCATAAAGCGTTAACTGCTAATTTAAGTGATATAGCCGCTATGGGTGGGGTGCCGCGTTATTATCTTGTATCTATTGCTGTGCCTAAACACGGCTGGTCTCAGCAGGAGATAACGGAGATTTATGATGGCCTCCATGCATTGGCTGAAAAATGGCATGTTGATTTGATCGGCGGCGATACGGTATCAACCTCTGAGAAGCTTGTCTTGACAGTGACTGTTATTGGGACGATTGAAAGTGGTCGGCGATTACTTAGAGCGAATGCTAAAGAAGGTGATGTCGTGTTTATGACTGGGCCTGTTGGCATGGCTGCTTATGGATTAACGGAGCTCCTTGATAAAGGCTTAAAAGCTAATGAAATTACGAGTATTTCGCCTTTCATAACCGCCCATCAATATCCAGAACCACAAATTAAAGCAGGCCGGTTGTTAGCGGAATCAAAGATGCGTATAGCATTAAATGATATAAGTGATGGCTTGGCACATGAAGCGAAAGAGATTGCAGAAGCTAGCGGTGTAAATGTCACGATCGATTGGGATAAGCTGCCACTCAGGAAGCAGATGATCAAGCATTCGCTAGAAAAGCAAATGGACTGGGTTTTATACGGCGGTGAAGACTTTCAGCTAATAGGGACTGTCTCGCAGGAAAACAGTAGGAAACTGGCGAATATGTTTAAAACAAATGGCTTATTCTTTCATCTAATAGGCAACGTCGAAAAAGGTGAAGGCCGAGTCTATATCCACCATAACGGAAAAAAAGAACCCACCCAAAAAGCAGGCTACCACCATTTTTAA
- the tsaE gene encoding tRNA (adenosine(37)-N6)-threonylcarbamoyltransferase complex ATPase subunit type 1 TsaE, which translates to MNQEWTIITKSPDETAELAERLGTLLKENDVITLEGDLGAGKTTFTKAMATGLGVTRNVNSPTFTIMKEYKGRLPFYHMDAYRIDDELEDFGLEDYFEGGGVTVVEWASRIDDQLPPDRLEIQISYLGNTERRFHIKARGARYFTLGKELVSK; encoded by the coding sequence ATGAATCAGGAATGGACAATCATAACCAAGTCACCAGATGAGACAGCTGAGTTAGCTGAACGTCTCGGGACGCTTTTAAAGGAAAACGATGTGATCACACTAGAAGGTGATTTAGGTGCCGGTAAAACGACTTTCACAAAAGCGATGGCGACAGGCCTCGGGGTCACGCGGAATGTCAACAGCCCGACGTTTACAATTATGAAAGAGTATAAAGGAAGACTACCATTTTATCATATGGATGCTTATCGTATTGATGATGAATTAGAAGATTTCGGGTTGGAAGACTATTTCGAAGGTGGAGGCGTCACCGTGGTGGAATGGGCCTCTAGGATAGATGATCAACTCCCACCAGATCGGTTAGAGATTCAAATCTCTTATTTAGGAAACACAGAACGCCGCTTTCACATAAAAGCTCGCGGAGCACGTTACTTCACATTAGGAAAGGAGCTGGTTAGTAAATGA
- the tsaB gene encoding tRNA (adenosine(37)-N6)-threonylcarbamoyltransferase complex dimerization subunit type 1 TsaB, with translation MNVLAIDTATYVMGVALMRDGEPLGEIVTHQKKNHSIRLMPAIQTLFKETEMSPEDLDRIVVSQGPGSYTGVRIGVTTAKTLAWSLKIPIVGVSSMAMLAGNGRYFNGLISPFFDARRGQVFTGLYQNQGDSFKEIESDRITMHHDWLHSIKERDESILFLSPDMDKHTDDIHHILGEQAVFASPIHCLPRPFELALAGMTLPVEENTHAFSPRYHRLAEAEVKWLEANKEK, from the coding sequence ATGAATGTGTTAGCGATTGATACAGCCACTTATGTGATGGGAGTCGCTTTGATGAGAGACGGAGAACCTCTAGGTGAAATCGTCACCCATCAGAAAAAGAATCACTCAATTAGGCTTATGCCAGCCATTCAAACCCTTTTTAAGGAAACAGAGATGTCTCCCGAGGATTTAGATAGAATCGTGGTCTCCCAAGGGCCAGGTTCGTATACTGGCGTTAGAATAGGCGTAACAACAGCTAAAACGCTGGCATGGTCGCTTAAAATCCCAATAGTAGGTGTCTCAAGTATGGCGATGCTTGCCGGAAACGGACGTTATTTTAATGGCCTTATTTCACCATTTTTCGATGCTAGAAGAGGTCAAGTTTTTACGGGATTGTATCAAAACCAAGGAGACTCATTCAAAGAAATAGAATCAGATCGCATCACAATGCATCACGACTGGCTTCATTCCATAAAAGAACGGGACGAATCCATTCTTTTTCTAAGTCCAGATATGGATAAGCATACTGATGATATCCATCATATATTAGGCGAACAAGCTGTGTTTGCCAGTCCAATACATTGTCTGCCCCGACCATTTGAACTAGCGTTAGCTGGTATGACCTTGCCTGTAGAGGAGAATACCCATGCTTTTTCCCCTCGCTATCACAGGTTAGCTGAAGCTGAGGTTAAGTGGTTGGAAGCGAATAAAGAGAAGTGA
- the rimI gene encoding ribosomal protein S18-alanine N-acetyltransferase → MEEVVRIRLMDENDLDDVTKLEKLSFATPWSREAFFKEMTKNQFAYYLVVELNKKIIGYCGLWVIIDESHITNIAIHPSYRRKGIGDYLFRGAMEMAKTLGARKMTLEVRVSNTTAQALYKKYGFREGGIRKQYYTDNQEDALVMWVELL, encoded by the coding sequence ATGGAAGAAGTAGTTCGAATTCGTCTGATGGATGAAAATGACTTAGATGATGTGACAAAACTTGAGAAGTTGTCCTTTGCCACCCCTTGGAGTAGGGAAGCTTTTTTCAAGGAAATGACCAAAAATCAATTTGCTTATTATCTTGTCGTGGAATTGAATAAAAAGATCATCGGGTATTGTGGATTATGGGTCATTATTGATGAATCCCACATTACAAACATTGCAATCCATCCTTCTTATCGAAGAAAAGGCATTGGGGATTATCTTTTCCGTGGAGCGATGGAGATGGCCAAAACACTTGGGGCAAGAAAAATGACGTTAGAAGTACGTGTGTCAAATACGACTGCTCAAGCGTTGTATAAAAAATATGGATTCCGTGAAGGCGGCATCAGGAAACAATATTATACGGATAATCAGGAGGATGCTCTTGTCATGTGGGTGGAATTATTATGA
- the tsaD gene encoding tRNA (adenosine(37)-N6)-threonylcarbamoyltransferase complex transferase subunit TsaD encodes MSYKSNTLILGIETSCDETSAAVVKNGREVLSNIVSSQIDSHKRFGGVVPEIASRHHVEQVTYIVEEALETAGITPEELDGIAVTEGPGLVGALLIGVNAAKALAFAWNKPLVAVHHIAGHIYANHIVDELTFPLISLVVSGGHTELIYMKDHVSYEVIGETRDDAVGEAYDKVARTLGLPYPGGPHIDRLAQTGEPVINLPRAWLEEGSYDFSFSGLKSAVINTLHNAKQRGESWSNEDIAASFQASVVDVLVTKTLKAVEEKGVQRLVLAGGVAANKGLREALTAACEKVGITLTIPPIALCTDNAAMIAAAGTFLFNKGCLADERLNGQAGLKLE; translated from the coding sequence ATGAGTTATAAATCGAATACCTTGATACTAGGAATTGAAACAAGCTGTGATGAAACATCTGCCGCGGTTGTTAAAAATGGCAGAGAGGTGTTAAGTAATATCGTGTCATCACAAATAGATAGTCACAAACGTTTTGGGGGTGTTGTACCTGAAATTGCCTCTCGTCATCATGTGGAGCAAGTGACATACATTGTGGAAGAAGCATTGGAGACAGCAGGGATTACACCGGAGGAGCTGGATGGCATTGCTGTGACAGAAGGGCCAGGTCTTGTAGGAGCGCTCCTAATAGGGGTGAATGCAGCTAAAGCGCTCGCTTTTGCTTGGAATAAGCCCCTCGTGGCTGTCCATCATATAGCAGGTCACATTTACGCAAATCATATTGTTGACGAGTTGACCTTTCCATTAATTTCTCTCGTCGTATCTGGTGGTCACACAGAATTAATTTACATGAAAGACCATGTATCTTATGAAGTCATTGGTGAAACGAGAGATGATGCGGTCGGAGAAGCATATGATAAGGTGGCTCGAACATTAGGTCTCCCTTATCCTGGGGGACCCCATATCGATCGTCTTGCACAAACCGGTGAGCCCGTTATCAATTTGCCGCGAGCTTGGCTTGAAGAAGGATCATACGACTTCAGCTTCAGCGGTTTAAAATCAGCTGTTATTAACACGCTGCACAATGCTAAACAACGAGGTGAGAGTTGGTCGAATGAAGATATTGCCGCCAGCTTTCAAGCGAGTGTCGTGGATGTACTTGTGACAAAAACGCTAAAAGCAGTAGAAGAGAAAGGTGTTCAACGACTCGTACTTGCTGGGGGTGTAGCCGCTAATAAAGGTCTAAGAGAGGCACTGACAGCAGCTTGTGAGAAAGTAGGAATCACATTAACCATTCCTCCTATTGCATTATGCACCGATAATGCTGCAATGATAGCAGCAGCAGGGACGTTTTTATTTAATAAAGGATGTTTAGCAGATGAGCGGTTGAATGGTCAAGCAGGATTAAAGCTTGAATAA
- a CDS encoding ABC-F family ATP-binding cassette domain-containing protein, giving the protein MILLQCTQLSKSFGTEKILSDVKLEIKSRERIALVGRNGAGKSTLLKILTGELSHDSGQIVKPKDVSIGYLAQNSGLHTEKSIWDEMMTIFEPLRKMEASLRTLEEKMSDPSQKDHVKILQEYDQLQQDFKDKGGFQYEADTRSILSGLNFDHFDYNTPISSLSGGQKTRLSLGKLLLSKPDLLILDEPTNHLDIATLTWLEQYLSGYDGAVLIVSHDRYFLDKVVDYVYELSFHQTVKYTGNYSKYLEQKAARLEQEMKLYEKQQDEMKRLEEFVQKNLARASTSNRAKSRRKQLERMTVMDRPKSDDHSANFHFDIQKQSGNDVLTIDDLRLGYDGHVLFKQANLRLTRGESLALIGPNGIGKSTLIKAIAGKHKPLNGNITYGSNVTIGYYDQEQAALSSNKTVLQELWDDYPDTNEKDIRTVLGNFLFSGEDVLKIVYDLSGGEKARLALAKLMMQKANLLILDEPTNHLDLDSKEVLENALIEYPGTLLFVSHDRYFVNRMATRVAELSQTGMTSYLGDYDYYATKKAEQAELQRLKESETPVNHSSSNASDKTAKADYAKSKEQQKVARQRQRRIEKVEQAIEEHELTISELEETLCDPAIFQDHEKVADLHQQLETGKRSLEELMEEWETLQLDEEEL; this is encoded by the coding sequence ATGATTTTATTACAATGTACACAATTGTCAAAGTCATTCGGTACAGAGAAAATACTCTCCGATGTAAAATTAGAAATAAAAAGTCGGGAACGTATCGCCCTCGTAGGTAGAAACGGGGCCGGTAAGTCAACGCTTCTGAAAATTCTAACCGGTGAGTTATCGCACGACTCAGGACAAATTGTTAAACCTAAGGATGTCAGTATTGGTTATTTAGCACAAAATAGCGGTCTCCATACAGAGAAAAGTATATGGGACGAAATGATGACCATTTTTGAGCCACTTCGGAAAATGGAAGCATCTTTGCGAACACTTGAAGAAAAGATGAGTGATCCTTCTCAAAAAGATCATGTTAAAATTCTTCAAGAATATGATCAGCTACAGCAAGACTTTAAAGATAAAGGTGGCTTTCAATACGAGGCTGATACGCGAAGTATTTTATCAGGGTTAAATTTTGACCATTTTGATTATAATACGCCCATCTCATCGTTAAGTGGTGGGCAAAAAACCCGACTTTCACTCGGTAAATTGCTTTTATCAAAGCCTGATTTACTCATTTTGGACGAACCTACAAACCATTTGGACATTGCCACTTTAACATGGCTTGAACAGTATTTATCTGGTTATGATGGGGCAGTGTTAATCGTCTCACACGATCGCTATTTTTTAGACAAAGTTGTGGATTATGTCTATGAGCTATCCTTTCATCAAACAGTTAAATATACCGGTAATTATTCGAAGTATTTAGAGCAAAAAGCCGCTCGATTAGAGCAAGAAATGAAGCTTTATGAAAAACAACAGGACGAGATGAAGCGACTTGAAGAATTCGTGCAAAAAAACCTTGCCCGCGCCTCTACTAGTAATCGTGCGAAAAGCCGGCGCAAACAGTTAGAACGTATGACGGTGATGGATAGACCTAAATCAGATGATCATTCAGCCAATTTTCATTTTGATATCCAAAAGCAGAGTGGAAATGACGTGCTTACAATTGACGATCTCAGGTTAGGTTATGATGGACATGTTCTGTTTAAGCAGGCAAATCTAAGGCTTACTCGAGGGGAAAGCCTCGCCCTTATTGGGCCAAATGGAATTGGGAAATCAACGCTCATAAAAGCTATTGCAGGGAAACATAAGCCATTGAACGGAAATATTACTTATGGCAGTAATGTCACTATCGGTTATTATGACCAGGAACAGGCAGCACTCAGCTCGAATAAAACGGTCCTTCAAGAGCTCTGGGATGACTATCCAGACACGAATGAAAAAGATATACGAACTGTGCTTGGGAACTTCCTTTTCAGCGGTGAAGACGTTTTAAAAATCGTTTACGATCTAAGTGGTGGTGAAAAGGCACGATTGGCGTTAGCCAAATTAATGATGCAAAAGGCAAACTTGCTCATCCTTGATGAACCTACTAATCACTTAGATTTAGACAGTAAAGAAGTATTAGAAAACGCACTTATTGAGTATCCAGGGACATTACTCTTCGTCTCCCATGATCGTTATTTTGTTAACCGCATGGCCACAAGGGTAGCTGAATTATCTCAAACAGGGATGACGAGTTACTTAGGTGATTATGATTATTACGCGACTAAAAAAGCTGAGCAGGCAGAACTGCAGCGACTCAAGGAAAGTGAAACACCTGTTAATCACTCCTCCTCTAACGCCAGTGATAAAACAGCTAAAGCCGACTATGCTAAAAGCAAAGAGCAGCAAAAAGTAGCTCGTCAACGGCAGCGTCGTATTGAAAAAGTAGAACAGGCGATCGAAGAACATGAGCTTACAATCAGTGAATTAGAAGAAACGCTTTGTGATCCGGCCATTTTTCAGGATCATGAAAAAGTGGCAGATCTTCACCAGCAATTAGAAACAGGGAAACGTAGTCTTGAAGAATTAATGGAAGAATGGGAAACGTTACAGCTAGATGAAGAAGAATTATAA
- the moaC gene encoding cyclic pyranopterin monophosphate synthase MoaC, whose protein sequence is MGDFTHFNEQGRARMVDITDKQKTARTAVAETSIFVTKEIYENIQQGTMAKGDVLSVAQVAGIMAAKNTSQLIPMCHPLALSGVDIRFDWNVNADAYQLIIKASVKTKGNTGVEMEALTSATATALTIYDMCKAVDKGMVIGETFLVEKTGGKNGDFRR, encoded by the coding sequence ATGGGAGACTTCACACACTTTAATGAACAAGGACGGGCACGTATGGTGGATATTACCGATAAACAGAAAACAGCCCGAACAGCAGTGGCCGAAACAAGTATTTTCGTCACAAAAGAAATCTATGAAAATATCCAACAGGGGACGATGGCTAAAGGGGATGTTCTCAGTGTGGCGCAAGTTGCAGGGATTATGGCTGCTAAGAATACATCCCAGTTAATTCCAATGTGTCATCCGTTAGCACTGTCTGGAGTCGATATTCGTTTCGATTGGAATGTGAATGCTGATGCATACCAATTAATAATTAAAGCGTCAGTTAAGACAAAAGGGAATACAGGAGTAGAAATGGAAGCGCTAACATCAGCTACTGCGACTGCGTTGACTATATATGATATGTGCAAAGCAGTGGATAAAGGGATGGTCATTGGTGAGACATTTCTCGTGGAGAAAACGGGTGGAAAAAATGGGGACTTTAGACGATAA